One window from the genome of Trabulsiella odontotermitis encodes:
- a CDS encoding DUF3800 domain-containing protein produces MHFYVDETGQTGRNLFDKTQPVLSYGVLSSDANLDKVAEADLAVLRKTLGVQRLHAAELGLHRLSDLVDTLLVLQKKHRIRFDIWQVVKRDHAIISFFDQVFDQGMNPAVPWSAYWTPLRYPLLLNLASLFDDELASNAWTARLEAHDERASELFCTVSDELISRTAASALDHRSKQLITDALNWASANFEQLGYNCKTNKERLRIMPNMIGFQSVLHGICSRLGAPERKASIIVDQQSQFNTTQRELNEFYYQIREMPWELGPGLPVMNMKNMPAEPLVFQSGTKSAGLELVDIYLWTFKRFMEDKALTKPLSRLVYTNLKTARTNSVSIQSVASRFMELLGKLPVPSAEIMRQAQELRDFDEARRMPYVVSGSPD; encoded by the coding sequence ATGCACTTTTATGTGGATGAAACAGGCCAGACTGGCCGAAACCTTTTTGACAAAACCCAGCCAGTCCTCTCCTACGGAGTGCTGTCGTCTGATGCTAATCTGGATAAGGTTGCTGAAGCGGATCTTGCCGTATTACGCAAAACGCTTGGCGTGCAGCGCCTGCACGCTGCGGAACTGGGCTTGCACCGCCTTTCTGACCTTGTGGATACGCTGCTGGTTCTGCAGAAAAAGCACCGGATACGGTTTGACATCTGGCAGGTAGTAAAGCGCGATCATGCCATTATTTCGTTCTTCGACCAGGTATTTGATCAGGGAATGAATCCAGCCGTTCCCTGGTCTGCATACTGGACCCCTCTGCGCTACCCCCTGCTGCTGAATCTGGCCAGCCTGTTTGATGATGAACTTGCTTCAAACGCATGGACGGCAAGGCTGGAGGCGCATGATGAGCGGGCGTCGGAACTTTTTTGTACCGTCAGTGATGAACTGATCAGCAGGACGGCAGCCAGCGCGCTGGACCACCGGTCGAAGCAGCTGATCACCGATGCCCTGAACTGGGCGTCAGCCAATTTTGAACAGCTGGGCTATAACTGTAAAACCAACAAGGAAAGGCTGCGGATTATGCCCAATATGATTGGCTTTCAGTCCGTATTGCACGGGATCTGTTCCCGCCTGGGGGCACCAGAAAGAAAGGCCAGTATCATTGTTGACCAGCAGTCACAGTTCAACACCACCCAGCGTGAACTTAACGAGTTTTACTACCAGATACGGGAGATGCCCTGGGAACTGGGGCCCGGATTACCTGTTATGAACATGAAAAATATGCCGGCTGAACCACTTGTATTCCAGTCCGGTACCAAGAGTGCAGGTCTGGAGCTGGTAGATATTTATCTCTGGACATTCAAGCGATTCATGGAAGACAAGGCGCTGACAAAGCCACTTTCCCGCCTTGTTTATACCAATCTGAAAACAGCCAGGACCAACAGCGTGTCAATCCAGTCGGTTGCCAGTCGATTTATGGAACTCCTGGGTAAACTCCCGGTACCAAGCGCAGAGATCATGAGGCAGGCGCAGGAACTGCGGGACTTTGATGAAGCCAGACGCATGCCATATGTGGTGTCGGGATCACCCGACTGA
- the pcoR gene encoding copper response regulator transcription factor PcoR yields the protein MQRILIVEDEQKTGRYLQQGLVEEGYQADLFNNGRDGLGAASKGQYDLIILDVMLPFLDGWQIISALRESGHEEPVLFLTAKDNVRDKVKGLELGADDYLIKPFDFTELVARVRTLLRRARSQAATVCTIADMTVDMVRRTVIRSGKKIHLTGKEYVLLELLLQRTGEVLPRSLISSLVWNMNFDSDTNVIDVAVRRLRSKIDDDFEPKLIHTVRGAGYVLEIREE from the coding sequence ATGCAGCGTATTTTAATCGTTGAAGACGAACAAAAAACAGGTCGTTACCTGCAGCAGGGACTGGTTGAGGAAGGCTATCAGGCCGATCTCTTTAATAATGGCCGCGATGGTCTCGGGGCCGCGTCGAAGGGACAGTATGATTTGATAATACTGGACGTGATGCTGCCTTTCCTCGACGGGTGGCAAATCATCAGCGCACTGAGGGAGTCCGGGCACGAAGAACCGGTCCTGTTTTTAACCGCAAAGGACAACGTGCGGGACAAAGTGAAAGGACTGGAGCTTGGCGCAGATGACTACCTGATTAAGCCCTTTGATTTTACGGAGCTGGTTGCACGTGTAAGAACCCTACTGCGCCGGGCACGCTCGCAGGCCGCAACAGTCTGCACCATCGCCGATATGACCGTTGATATGGTGCGCCGGACCGTGATCCGTTCGGGGAAGAAGATCCATCTCACCGGTAAAGAATACGTTCTGCTTGAGTTGCTGCTGCAACGCACCGGAGAAGTGTTACCCAGGAGTCTTATCTCGTCCCTGGTCTGGAACATGAATTTTGACAGTGATACGAATGTGATTGATGTCGCCGTGAGACGTCTGAGAAGTAAAATTGATGATGACTTTGAGCCAAAACTGATCCATACCGTTCGCGGTGCCGGATATGTCCTGGAGATCAGAGAAGAGTGA
- a CDS encoding type II toxin-antitoxin system ParD family antitoxin, with protein MARTMTVDVGDELREFIDSQVKAGDYRIQSEVMRDALRLLRDLLAEGISSGEAKPWNKDAFLKNASARAENERDRADAKREEDL; from the coding sequence ATGGCCCGTACGATGACCGTGGACGTGGGTGATGAGCTGCGTGAATTCATCGATTCCCAGGTTAAGGCCGGTGATTACCGAATCCAGAGCGAGGTTATGCGTGACGCGCTGCGTCTGCTGCGCGATCTGCTGGCCGAAGGGATCAGCAGCGGCGAGGCGAAACCATGGAACAAGGATGCATTCCTGAAAAACGCCAGTGCCAGGGCGGAAAATGAAAGGGATCGAGCTGATGCGAAAAGAGAAGAAGACCTGTAA
- the pcoS gene encoding copper resistance membrane spanning protein PcoS: MRFKISLTTRLSLIFSAVMLTVWWLSSFILISTLNGYFDNQDRDFLTGKLQLTEEFLKTETFRNKTDIKSLSEKINDAMVGHNGLFISIKNMENEKIVELYAKNSVVPAVLLNKSGDILDYMIQTEENNTVYRSISRRVAVTPEQGKSKHVIITVATDTGYHTLFMDKLSTWLFWFNIGLVFISVFLGWLTTRIGLKPLREMTSLASSMTVHSLDQRLNPDLAPPEISETMQEFNNMFDRLEGSFRKLSDFSSDIAHELRTPVSNLMMQTQFALAKERDVSHYREILFANLEELKRLSRMTSDMLFLARSEHGLLQLDKHDVDLAAELNELRELFEPLADETGKTITVEGEGVVAGDSDMLRRAFSNLLSNAIKYSPDNTCTAIHLERDSDCVNVMITNTMSGPVPANLERLFDRFYRADSSRVHNTEGAGLGLSITRSIIHAHGGELSAEQQGREIVFSVRLLTD, translated from the coding sequence GTGAGGTTCAAAATTTCCCTGACCACACGCCTGAGCCTGATTTTTTCTGCGGTGATGCTTACGGTATGGTGGTTATCAAGTTTTATCCTGATTAGCACCCTTAATGGCTATTTCGATAATCAGGACCGCGATTTTCTGACAGGTAAACTTCAGCTCACCGAAGAGTTTCTTAAAACAGAGACGTTCAGGAACAAAACGGATATTAAGTCATTATCAGAAAAAATAAACGATGCGATGGTGGGGCACAATGGCTTATTCATTTCTATAAAAAACATGGAAAATGAAAAAATTGTTGAACTCTATGCCAAAAATTCTGTTGTTCCAGCGGTCCTGCTTAATAAGTCGGGTGATATTCTCGACTATATGATCCAGACGGAAGAAAATAACACCGTGTACCGCAGTATCTCGCGGCGGGTTGCCGTGACGCCGGAACAGGGTAAAAGCAAACATGTCATCATTACGGTTGCCACGGATACTGGGTATCACACCCTGTTTATGGACAAACTCAGTACCTGGCTGTTCTGGTTCAATATCGGTCTGGTCTTTATTTCTGTTTTTCTGGGCTGGCTGACCACACGTATTGGTCTGAAACCGTTACGGGAAATGACCAGTCTGGCTTCCTCCATGACCGTACACAGCCTTGATCAGCGTCTTAATCCCGATCTGGCCCCACCGGAAATCTCTGAGACCATGCAGGAATTCAATAACATGTTCGATCGCCTGGAGGGGTCATTTCGGAAACTGTCAGATTTCTCGTCTGACATCGCGCATGAGCTGCGCACACCAGTCAGTAATCTGATGATGCAGACGCAGTTTGCACTGGCTAAGGAAAGGGATGTTTCGCATTACCGCGAAATTTTATTCGCTAACCTGGAAGAACTGAAAAGGTTGTCACGAATGACCAGTGACATGCTTTTTCTGGCACGTTCAGAGCATGGTCTGCTGCAGCTGGATAAACATGATGTAGATCTGGCAGCCGAACTGAATGAATTACGTGAGTTATTCGAGCCCCTGGCAGACGAAACAGGAAAGACAATCACGGTTGAAGGAGAGGGCGTTGTTGCCGGAGACAGCGATATGCTGCGACGAGCTTTCAGTAACCTGCTTTCCAATGCAATCAAGTATTCTCCCGATAACACCTGTACAGCGATACACCTTGAGCGTGACAGTGACTGTGTGAACGTGATGATTACGAATACGATGTCTGGCCCGGTTCCCGCTAATCTGGAACGCCTGTTTGACCGGTTCTATCGCGCAGACTCATCTAGGGTCCACAACACGGAAGGCGCGGGGCTGGGATTATCAATTACAAGGTCGATCATTCATGCTCACGGCGGCGAGCTGTCAGCAGAACAGCAGGGGCGGGAAATTGTGTTCAGTGTGCGTCTGTTAACGGATTAA
- the pcoB gene encoding copper resistance outer membrane transporter PcoB, which yields MKRNLKAIPVLVAGLFTSQLSIAAGSVSADPHAGHDMSAMQMPADENFTEMTSMEPIVTESRTPIPPVTDADRKAAFGNLQGHAIHDSAINYLVLLDQLEWQRSDNTNNFSWSVNSWIGGDTDRIWLKSEGERSNGETEAAEAQLLWGHAVGPWWDLVAGVRQDFRPASARTWAAVGFQGLALYNFESEITGFVSNGGKAALRLGGEYDVLLTNRLILQPSYEVNFYSQDDESRGRGRGLTDTELGLRLRYEIRREFAPYIGVSWNQLYGKTSDMAKREGEKDHQVVFLAGARIWF from the coding sequence ATGAAGAGAAATTTGAAGGCCATACCTGTTCTGGTCGCCGGTTTGTTTACCTCACAGCTTTCTATTGCGGCGGGCTCCGTCTCTGCAGATCCCCACGCCGGGCACGACATGTCTGCCATGCAGATGCCAGCAGATGAGAATTTCACTGAGATGACGTCAATGGAGCCCATTGTAACTGAGAGCAGAACGCCAATTCCGCCTGTTACCGATGCCGACCGGAAGGCTGCATTCGGCAATTTACAGGGGCATGCGATTCACGACAGTGCGATTAATTATCTGGTTCTGCTGGATCAACTGGAATGGCAACGGTCGGATAACACCAACAATTTCAGCTGGAGTGTTAACAGCTGGATTGGAGGCGACACAGATCGGATTTGGCTAAAGAGTGAAGGTGAACGAAGCAATGGGGAAACGGAGGCGGCTGAAGCGCAGTTACTCTGGGGACATGCGGTTGGCCCATGGTGGGATTTGGTTGCGGGTGTCAGGCAGGATTTCAGACCTGCTTCTGCCCGGACCTGGGCTGCTGTCGGTTTTCAGGGGCTGGCACTCTATAATTTTGAGTCTGAAATTACGGGTTTTGTCAGTAATGGCGGAAAAGCAGCCCTTCGTCTGGGAGGAGAATACGACGTTTTACTGACTAACCGGCTCATACTCCAGCCATCCTATGAGGTGAATTTCTACAGTCAGGATGATGAATCGCGGGGTCGCGGCAGGGGACTGACTGACACAGAGCTGGGGCTCCGGCTGCGCTATGAAATACGCCGTGAGTTTGCACCCTATATAGGCGTTTCCTGGAATCAACTTTACGGGAAAACATCCGATATGGCGAAAAGAGAAGGTGAGAAAGACCATCAGGTAGTATTCCTGGCGGGAGCCAGAATCTGGTTTTAA
- the pcoD gene encoding copper resistance inner membrane protein PcoD: MVIFGLPFFQIYGISGVRHETYNLTNFRSFITFAVVTGIILTGINMLLVSNAMSGVTDLRELSIHVIEMVIEETDVGISWIVRLCALFTTLGALFLYTNKRVLSCLLMTMSGGVALATLAWGGHAVMHDGLHYYLHLLSDLTHLGAAGAWTGALVAFAILLMRRNEHNAQSVIVISDSLAKFATAGTVIVVALILSALVNYLYIAEGNLTPLFNSSWGRILLAKTALFVLMLLLAAANRFHLGPRLEVMVREGNYDRSVALMRNSILTEFVVAIIILGAVAWLGMLAPSQVS; the protein is encoded by the coding sequence ATGGTAATATTTGGATTGCCATTTTTTCAGATATATGGAATAAGCGGTGTCAGACATGAAACCTATAACCTGACTAATTTCAGGTCGTTTATAACCTTTGCTGTTGTTACAGGCATCATTCTTACTGGCATTAATATGCTCCTGGTATCTAATGCCATGAGTGGAGTAACTGACCTCAGAGAATTATCCATCCATGTTATCGAGATGGTGATAGAAGAAACTGATGTGGGTATTAGCTGGATTGTCAGGCTCTGTGCCCTGTTTACCACACTCGGTGCTTTGTTCCTTTACACTAATAAGAGAGTATTGTCCTGCCTGCTGATGACGATGAGTGGGGGCGTGGCGCTGGCTACACTTGCCTGGGGAGGACACGCCGTTATGCATGACGGTCTGCATTACTATCTCCATTTACTGAGCGATCTGACCCATCTCGGCGCTGCAGGTGCCTGGACAGGTGCTCTGGTTGCATTTGCTATCCTGCTGATGCGCAGAAACGAGCATAATGCACAGAGCGTCATTGTGATATCTGACTCCCTGGCAAAATTTGCCACGGCAGGAACGGTGATTGTTGTAGCCCTGATCCTGAGTGCGCTGGTCAACTATCTGTATATTGCTGAGGGTAACTTAACTCCCTTATTCAACAGTTCCTGGGGGAGGATATTGCTTGCCAAGACGGCTCTGTTTGTTCTGATGCTTCTTCTGGCTGCAGCAAACCGGTTTCACCTGGGTCCCCGGCTTGAAGTTATGGTCAGGGAAGGGAATTATGATCGCAGCGTTGCCCTGATGCGAAACAGCATCCTGACAGAATTCGTTGTTGCGATTATCATTCTGGGCGCCGTAGCGTGGCTCGGAATGCTTGCTCCGTCTCAGGTCAGCTAG
- the pcoC gene encoding copper resistance system metallochaperone PcoC: MSILNKAILTGGLVMGVAFSAMAHPELKSSVPQADSAVAAPEKIQLNFSENLTVKFSGAKLTMTGMKGMSSHSPMPVAAKVAPGADPKSMVIIPREPLPAGTYRVDWRAVSSDTHPITGNYTFTVK; this comes from the coding sequence ATGTCGATTTTAAATAAAGCCATTCTTACAGGTGGCCTCGTTATGGGCGTTGCTTTCTCTGCTATGGCCCATCCGGAATTAAAAAGCTCTGTGCCACAGGCTGATTCAGCCGTAGCGGCCCCGGAAAAGATTCAGCTTAATTTCTCGGAAAATCTGACCGTGAAATTCTCAGGTGCAAAATTAACGATGACGGGTATGAAAGGCATGTCATCACATTCTCCGATGCCGGTCGCGGCAAAAGTGGCGCCAGGCGCTGACCCTAAATCGATGGTCATTATTCCGCGAGAGCCTTTACCCGCTGGCACTTATCGTGTTGACTGGCGCGCGGTTTCTTCAGATACGCACCCTATTACCGGTAATTACACCTTTACAGTGAAGTAA